The Verrucomicrobium spinosum DSM 4136 = JCM 18804 genome includes a region encoding these proteins:
- the epsC gene encoding serine O-acetyltransferase EpsC, whose amino-acid sequence MDCPQEDLVSGLLKSYQEVGGINHLDCANLPSKRVIASLCEDLLQLLFPGFFAEEAVSTAELPLITNELVQSIRDRLADEMEHSFRLADPSHTDNRTWAHEVACQFFKKFPVVRRLLQTDVEAAYDGDPAAKSYDEIILAYPGLEAIAIQRLSHILYRAGVPLIPRMMTEWVHSRTGIDIHPGAQIGSHFFIDHGTGVVIGETCVIGSHVKLYHGVTLGARSFQKDEDGHIVKGTKRHPNVEDHVTVYPNAIILGGDTTLGARSTIGANVFLMKSIPPDTLLVMADQVQRTYDKTARQKPLSPDERPDIGL is encoded by the coding sequence ATGGATTGCCCACAGGAAGATCTCGTCAGCGGACTGCTCAAGTCCTACCAGGAAGTCGGCGGCATCAATCACCTCGATTGTGCCAACCTGCCCTCGAAGCGCGTGATTGCCTCCCTGTGTGAGGACCTGCTCCAGCTGCTCTTTCCCGGCTTCTTCGCGGAGGAGGCGGTATCCACTGCAGAGCTGCCGCTCATCACCAATGAGCTGGTGCAGAGCATCCGCGACCGGCTGGCGGACGAGATGGAGCACAGCTTCCGCCTCGCGGATCCCAGCCATACGGACAACCGCACGTGGGCTCATGAAGTGGCCTGCCAGTTCTTCAAGAAATTCCCCGTCGTCCGCAGGCTCCTGCAGACGGATGTGGAGGCGGCCTATGATGGCGACCCTGCGGCGAAGAGCTACGACGAGATCATCCTCGCCTATCCGGGGCTGGAGGCGATTGCCATTCAGAGGCTTTCCCACATTCTGTACCGGGCCGGTGTGCCGCTGATCCCACGCATGATGACGGAGTGGGTGCACAGCCGCACCGGGATCGACATTCACCCCGGGGCGCAGATCGGCTCCCATTTTTTCATTGATCACGGCACGGGCGTCGTCATCGGTGAGACCTGCGTGATCGGCTCTCATGTGAAGCTGTATCATGGTGTCACCCTTGGGGCGCGCAGCTTCCAGAAAGATGAGGACGGACACATTGTGAAAGGCACCAAGCGGCATCCCAACGTGGAGGACCATGTGACGGTGTACCCGAATGCCATCATCTTGGGGGGGGATACCACCCTGGGGGCACGCAGCACCATCGGAGCCAACGTTTTCTTGATGAAAAGCATCCCGCCAGACACTTTGCTGGTGATGGCAGATCAGGTGCAGCGTACTTATGACAAGACGGCCCGCCAGAAGCCCCTCTCGCCAGACGAACGGCCCGACATTGGCTTGTAA
- a CDS encoding FAD-binding oxidoreductase has translation MSSPGSYISELTSLLGPSCVSVEEPVLAVHSTDKWFASARPDVVVFAESSEQVSALFKFASERRIPVTPRGAGVGYVGGCVPLQAGIALSLAKMNRILEINEADGVAVVQPGVITGDLQKAVKERGWFYPPDPASLKECSLGGNISTNAGGPRCLKYGVTRPYVLGLEAVIPDGTILRAGGRCHKNKTGFDLVGLFTGSEGLLGVVTEATLRLIPHPPLRAMLSVGFATFAEAAAAVQRILGSGHLPSALEITDSFTLRAARDYVGESVPEGEAHLLVEVDGQENTVPLELQAIESLLRGLGAVSISAAVGDAECEKFWTLRREFSYSLRATGLIKLNEDIVVPRGRLVELVSFASKLQEESGFPVACFGHAGDGNIHVNVMVPDMEDPAQRERAEVALDRLFHHVLALGGAITGEHGIGIAKKRWFPEAIGAGALEVHRRLKAALDPLGILNPGKFVP, from the coding sequence ATGTCGTCCCCTGGCTCCTACATTTCTGAACTCACCTCCCTTCTCGGCCCCTCCTGTGTCTCTGTTGAAGAGCCCGTGCTGGCGGTGCACAGCACGGACAAGTGGTTTGCCTCGGCCCGGCCGGATGTGGTGGTCTTTGCCGAGAGCTCAGAGCAGGTGAGCGCGCTTTTCAAGTTCGCTTCAGAGCGGCGCATCCCGGTGACGCCGCGTGGTGCAGGGGTGGGGTATGTGGGGGGCTGCGTGCCGCTCCAGGCCGGCATCGCCCTCTCTCTGGCGAAGATGAACCGCATCCTGGAGATCAACGAAGCGGATGGCGTGGCCGTGGTGCAGCCAGGGGTGATCACTGGTGACCTCCAGAAGGCGGTGAAAGAGCGCGGGTGGTTCTACCCGCCCGACCCGGCGAGCCTGAAGGAATGCTCCCTGGGAGGCAACATCTCCACCAACGCCGGGGGGCCGCGCTGCCTGAAGTACGGGGTGACGCGGCCCTATGTGCTGGGCTTGGAGGCGGTGATCCCTGACGGCACCATCCTGAGAGCGGGCGGTCGTTGCCACAAGAACAAGACTGGCTTTGATCTCGTGGGTCTGTTTACGGGTAGCGAGGGGCTGCTGGGCGTGGTGACCGAGGCGACCCTGCGCCTCATCCCCCATCCGCCCCTGCGTGCGATGCTTTCCGTGGGCTTTGCCACCTTTGCAGAAGCGGCCGCCGCGGTGCAGCGGATCCTGGGCAGCGGACATCTGCCGTCCGCCCTGGAGATCACCGACAGCTTCACGCTCCGGGCCGCCCGTGACTATGTGGGTGAATCCGTGCCAGAGGGGGAGGCCCACCTGCTGGTGGAGGTGGATGGCCAGGAAAACACGGTGCCGCTGGAGTTGCAGGCCATCGAGAGCCTGTTGAGAGGCCTGGGCGCGGTCTCCATCAGTGCCGCGGTGGGTGATGCGGAGTGTGAAAAATTCTGGACCCTGCGCCGTGAGTTCTCCTACAGCCTGCGGGCCACGGGGCTGATCAAGCTCAATGAGGACATCGTGGTGCCGCGTGGCCGCCTGGTGGAGCTGGTGAGTTTTGCCTCCAAGCTGCAAGAGGAGAGCGGCTTCCCCGTCGCGTGCTTTGGCCATGCCGGGGATGGGAACATTCACGTGAACGTCATGGTGCCGGACATGGAAGATCCGGCCCAGCGGGAGCGGGCAGAGGTGGCGTTGGACCGCCTCTTCCATCACGTGCTGGCATTGGGCGGGGCCATTACCGGGGAACACGGCATCGGCATCGCTAAAAAGCGCTGGTTCCCTGAGGCCATCGGAGCCGGGGCGCTGGAGGTGCACCGCCGCCTCAAGGCTGCACTTGATCCGCTTGGCATCTTGAATCCCGGCAAGTTCGTTCCATGA
- a CDS encoding GxxExxY protein → MVCAKSDEITEELERIAKDVVDSAIKIHMAIGPGLLESVYLVILEKKLKDLGYQVEREKAIPVVFEGIKFEMGFRADLIVNSCFIVELKSLEKMSPVHAKQLLTYLKLANCRLGLLINFGEEVLKNGIRRIAN, encoded by the coding sequence ATAGTTTGTGCGAAGAGTGATGAAATAACTGAAGAGCTTGAGAGAATCGCCAAGGATGTAGTAGATTCAGCAATCAAGATCCATATGGCGATCGGACCAGGACTCTTGGAGAGCGTTTACCTGGTAATTCTTGAGAAGAAGCTCAAGGACTTGGGCTATCAAGTGGAGCGCGAAAAAGCGATTCCCGTTGTGTTTGAGGGGATCAAGTTCGAGATGGGTTTCCGGGCTGATCTGATCGTCAACAGTTGCTTCATTGTCGAGTTGAAGTCGCTGGAGAAAATGAGTCCAGTGCATGCCAAACAACTCCTCACCTATCTCAAGCTCGCAAACTGTCGCCTCGGTCTTCTCATCAATTTTGGGGAGGAAGTGCTCAAGAACGGCATTCGACGCATCGCAAACTGA
- a CDS encoding DMP19 family protein, with product MRFFTPSWQKFDRQPEGLPRLSYIFAKDIEPEWRKATYPNLNEGRRMAVRFYWFTSELNNGGLPHYFWKASGKFAADQIQDFFEIGHPNAGNILTSATRKFFGAAIPAVDITERRRQIDASYIPHSDDEDDHDHDHDDDDHDHDHDQLALLSGKDDLKEETEDLRQLEKALAMGLCSWFRANPQHFTRLR from the coding sequence ATGCGATTCTTCACCCCGAGTTGGCAAAAATTTGATCGGCAACCGGAGGGCCTACCCCGACTGAGTTACATCTTCGCCAAGGACATTGAGCCTGAATGGCGAAAAGCAACCTATCCGAACTTGAACGAAGGCCGCAGGATGGCGGTGCGATTCTACTGGTTTACCTCCGAGCTCAACAACGGCGGACTGCCGCATTACTTCTGGAAGGCCAGCGGCAAATTCGCAGCGGATCAGATCCAGGATTTCTTTGAGATTGGACACCCAAATGCAGGCAACATCCTGACAAGTGCCACCCGTAAATTCTTTGGTGCCGCCATCCCGGCTGTGGACATCACCGAGCGCCGCCGCCAAATCGACGCCTCGTATATACCTCATTCCGACGACGAGGATGATCATGACCACGATCACGATGATGATGATCACGACCATGACCATGATCAGCTCGCCCTGTTGAGCGGCAAGGACGATCTAAAGGAAGAAACAGAAGATCTCCGGCAGCTGGAAAAAGCTCTGGCGATGGGGCTCTGCTCGTGGTTCCGTGCGAACCCTCAGCACTTCACAAGGCTGAGGTAA